CGGATTATGGGGAGCGGTATGTGCCCAAGCTTCGGGGTGGAGTGGGCAGTGCTTGGGGGGGTATTGAGGATCGGGTCCGCTTGCAGATCGCAGGGAGCGCGGAGCCAGAGTCTGTGGAAGGTCATGGAATGGTGCAGAAGGGTCTGGGTCCGGATGGAATGGCGGAGGATGACTCAAAGTCGTCGTGGACTCAGCGTCTGGACCAGATCCCGTATGAGGATGTGATTAGCGCGCAGGCTGTGAATGCCTTCGTGCCGCTGATTCTATGTCGGGAGCTTTTGCCCCGAATGGGCGCCACGGGGAAGTCGTCTCGGCCTTTGGGATACATTGTGAATGTGTCCTCGCGGGAGGGAATCCTGGAGAGCAGGACCAAGTCTGCGAGCAAAGCTGGTCACCATGTTCACACGAATATGTCCAAGGCGGCGCTGAATATGATCACAGAGACGGAGAGTGAAGCGGCGTGGAAGCGGCATGTCGCTATGAATACAGTGGATCCAGGTTATATGAGTGCCGCACCAGAGTGTCAGCGGGCAGATGGCTGCCCGATTGGatttgaagatggtgctgCCAGGGTGCTGTGGCCGATTGCTGTCGGAGAGCGTGAGCATCGAGTGATCCGCGGACGGTTTATGAAGCATTTCGGACACCATGATGCTATTATATCGCGTGGAATATAATATACTGACTGCCATACCAAGATGGAATTTAGAGGTATCACGGGCTAAAAGTATCCAGCTTATAGACAGAGTTGTTCGTATATCATCATACAGTGGTAAGAGCATGTTCATTTCGACTTCATGCCCTATCCCTCCTTTGCTCCCTCACCCAGAAATACCGTAGCACGAACAGCATGATCAACATGCAGACATCCAGTGCCAGATTCCAGTTATACCCAATTAAATATCGAGGCGCATCAACCGTCTTCCATACACTGTCAACCAAAGTCAGCATAAATAATCACCTACACACTCATGTTAATGTCACTTACAAAAGCGGAATCCAAGCGCCAAACGTATTCCCAATAGTATTCATGGCACTAATAACCAAGGCCCGCTCCTCTGCACTGCGCGCACAGATCTCGTTCGCCCACGCATAGATGATGGCCGCAATACCGTCCGCCGTGCCTGACagaaagaaggcgaagaatTTCAGCCCTACCGGAACGTTCCATATCGCAAGCACCAGGCAGGCAAAGATATTAAGAAGCGCAGTGATAGCGATCAACGAGACCTTGGCGTCGTAGATATCGGATATCACGCCGCACACAATCGAGGCGACAATAGTGACGGCTGGCGACacggtggtgatggtgttgatggATTCGACGGAATAATTCTCTGCTTTGAGCCAGAGGGACAGGCCGCTATTCGAGGAGACCCCGTCAGcttgagagaagaagaaggcgaaccCGACGAGGATCCAAATGCGCCACCCTTTGAGAATGGTGATGATTCTGGGAATAGTAAATGGTTGACGGGGCTCGCGGTGTTCGGCGGCCATGCGCTCTTGTGCTAAGCGAATCTCATCCTGGGTGAGATAACGTGAGTTGCATCGGTCTGGCGTACTGGGAAGTAGGCACAGACCGAGGAAGGCGATGGGAATAGTACAGGCAAAGCCTATGGATCTCTGTTAGTACAGCGGTGGTGAAGTTGGGGGAATAAGGCTTACAGATGATGTATAGCCATCTCCATCCTTCAATCCCATACCGACCATCCAGTCGTGCATAGGCACCGGCTTGAATATAACCCGAGCTCATACTGCCCACCTGGCTagcaatgaagaagatcgcTCCACGACGCGCAAGCTCAGACCTCTTATACCAACTGCCCAGATACCATTGAACAgcaggaaaaaagaaaccaccaAGGGCTCCGACGAAGAATCGCAGTGCATAAAGCTGGGTCACGGTGCTGGCCTTGTATTGTGCCAGAGTAAAAACACCCCACAATAGATCTGCAGCCGGGAGGAAATAGTTCACCGGGCAGCGGGTCATCTAAGCTGTCATGTTAGCATTTGTACATACCCACTCATGGTCAATATAAAACTAACCGCCAATGTCAGAGGAATCTGCATCGTGATGAATCCAACCCTGCATAGCAAGTTAGAAATGTCATCCACTGCCTGCCATCTCTGAGCAAACCTACATATACACCGTATTGAGATAATTAAGCTGATTCCCATACAGCTTTAGATCCTCTTTCATACCGCTCACATAGGCAGTGCTCGTCGCCGACGAATCCAGCACCTTCGCCCAATGGgccagaaagaggaagacgatgatcAGGCCGTCCAGCTTGAGAATCAGACGGCGCTCGGCTGGAGTATCTGTCGGCGCAAACCATTGGTACCATTTTTGTCTCTCTGCGGTAGGCTGTTGAGACTGTTCTGAGTTCTTTTCGTTTGACTTGCATCTTTCCACATCCGACGTCTCTTGCGGAGAGTCGGTGGTGGGGGTTGCCTTTTCAATCGGATACGACATGATACATAAACAATGTTGCCAAGTGCTGTTTACATATGTTGAGCACGTTCCTCGTTTTTCTGCATATCTTTGCAGCTGGTTGTGGTTTAGAATCCTAGGAGACTACTTTATTTTTCGTTCGTGGAAGCACGCCATCGCTGGCGTTTGTGACGAGAACCAGTCGAAATCGACCAGCAGGGATTAGCGTTCGGTTAAAAGATGATGCTTGTCTAGTATGAGTAAGGAGTGTCTCTATCTTGCCGTCTTTATCGATTAGCGTCTGCATTTTTGCCAAGATTGAGGGGGAAGCattctactattaatattagataatgATAACCTCAGAACTAGTTAATTTCATGTAAGCTTTATAATTCGACATCATATGATACATTACAACgtgtatatagaatagaggATATTAGTAGTGcttgtgttgttgttgttgttgttgttgttgttgttgttgttgttgttattgaGAGAAGGCTTGTTCCCCACATTAGGgttctaaattttatattttcacTCCCATCCCTTGAAAGACAGCTCTGTACCTGACGCTGTCATTGTCTCCGCTATGTCGCAGCTCCACAAGGTGTAAAGTACAGAAATCAGTACTATTACTATGTACCCACATGCTAAGTCAGCAATGACAGATCGTTGGAAACAACGACGTCCTCCAGCCATCCAAAGAGCAAGAGGAGACTGCGCTGGAAAAGAGCCGAGCATACTGGTATCACATCGCATCAGTCGCTTATGCCTATTTGGACCATGGCTTGGTGCCAGAATTTGCAAATCCCCAGCATGCCCTTCACAAGATCCCAAG
This Aspergillus flavus chromosome 1, complete sequence DNA region includes the following protein-coding sequences:
- a CDS encoding permease of the major facilitator superfamily (pantothenate transporter, putative); this translates as MSYPIEKATPTTDSPQETSDVERCKSNEKNSEQSQQPTAERQKWYQWFAPTDTPAERRLILKLDGLIIVFLFLAHWAKVLDSSATSTAYVSGMKEDLKLYGNQLNYLNTVYMVGFITMQIPLTLAMTRCPVNYFLPAADLLWGVFTLAQYKASTVTQLYALRFFVGALGGFFFPAVQWYLGSWYKRSELARRGAIFFIASQVGSMSSGYIQAGAYARLDGRYGIEGWRWLYIICFACTIPIAFLGLCLLPSTPDRCNSRYLTQDEIRLAQERMAAEHREPRQPFTIPRIITILKGWRIWILVGFAFFFSQADGVSSNSGLSLWLKAENYSVESINTITTVSPAVTIVASIVCGVISDIYDAKVSLIAITALLNIFACLVLAIWNVPVGLKFFAFFLSGTADGIAAIIYAWANEICARSAEERALVISAMNTIGNTFGAWIPLFVWKTVDAPRYLIGYNWNLALDVCMLIMLFVLRYFWVREQRRDRA